The genomic region TATGTGTCGGTCACCCTCGGGACGTGTGCGCCGTCCTGCTCTGCGCCTGACGCCCGCTCGGGTCTGATGCCAAATGCAGTTCGGACGCGGTGGCGCCGGTAACTCGCGGGAGCGCAGGCCGTGGTGTACCGGCTTGTCCCATGACGGACCGTGGGTGTGGGTCCCGTCCTGCTGCCCGTCCGCCCCAGATTAACCAAATGAGCGGCCCCCCGCTCGATGGGGCTGAAAACAAGCGGTAACGATCGCGCGTCATCCCGTGTTCAACTCGGGTTTACGCACCGGTTTGCCCATGGAAGGACGTTTTGCGGATCACCCGAACGGGGTAGGTCCGCACCGGCGGTTTCCAGACGGTTGCGCAGTTCAAATGCCGTTGGCCGAGTCGAAAGCTCCCCATGGTCTGCTGCCGTACGGCAACGGCTGTCTCGCAGGAGGACTGACGCATGGAGCTGCGCAGCGTCGAGGAGCTGATGGATCTGTTGTACGCCTGCCGGGGCACCAGGGCCGCCCCGGACCGCGACCGCCCGCCGGTCGACCTGCACGATCACGCGCTGCGGACGGCCGCGCTGCTGCGCCGGGGCCGCCCGGCCGACAAGGAGCTGCAAGTGGCGGGCCTGGTGCAGCCCGTCGGCGGGCTGCTGTGGCCCGGCGACCCGGCCGGGCGCGCGGACCACGCGGCCGACGCGGTGCGTGCCCTGCTCGGCGACCGGGTCTCCCACCTCGTACGCCACTGCCCGTGCCCGGACGTCCCGGCCGACGACGACCTCCTCGCCCTGCGCCAGGCGACCGAGGAGGGCCGCACGGCCGGCTTCGACGCCGGGGTCCTGGAGGACTGGCGCACGGTGCTGGAACTGCTGGCGGCTGCCAACTCCCACCACCTCGGGACTGTTGACTGACGGGCCGTCAGAGGCGGTGCGGGTAGAGCGCTACCACTTCCCCGGCGCGTAATCCTTCAAGAACACCCCGTACAGGTCCTCCCCCGCCTCACCCCGCACGATCGGGTCGTAGACCCGAGCCGCCCCGTCGACCAGGTCCAGCGGCGCGTGGAACCCGGCCTCGGCCAGCCGCAGCTTGTCGTAGTGCGGCCGCTCGTCCGTGATCCACCCGGTGTCGACCGAGGTCATCAGAATCCCGTCGGTCTCGAACATCTCCTGGGCACTGGTCCGCGTCACCATGTTCATCGCGGCCTTGGCGGCGTTCGTGTTCGGATGCCCCGCACCCTTGTAGCCGCGGCCGAACACGCCCTCCATCGCCGAGACGTTCACGACGTACGCGCGTTTGCTCGCCGCCTTCTTCGCGGCCTCGGCCATGACCGGACGGAGCCGACTGATCAGGATGAACGGCGCCGTGTAGTTGCACAGCTGGGTCTCCAGCAGCTCCACCGGGGAGATCTGCTCGATCGTCTGCACCCAGGTGTTGGACTCGACGACGTCGGGGACCAGCCCGCCCGCGTCGATCGCCGTGCCGTCGAGGTGCCGCTCGACGCTGGCGTTGCCCGCGACCAGGGCGAGGTCGGCGACCTGCTGGGCATCGAGGCCGCTGGTGCCGAGGGGCAGCGCGGCCAGGCCGTCGACCGCGCCGGAGTTGAACGCGCCGATGACGTGGTGGGCGGGCAGCTCACCGGCGGGCAGCGGCGCGCTCTCGCCCTCGACCAGCGCGGCGTAGGCGGACGGCAGGCGGCGTACGGTCTGGGTGGCGTTGTTGACGAGGATGTCGAGCGGGCCCGCCTCGGCGACCTGCTCCGCGAGGGCCACGGCCTGGGCCGGGTCGCGCAGGTCGATGCCGACGACCTCCAGGCGGTGGATCCAGTCCGCCGAGTCGTCCATCGCCTTGAAGCGGCGGATGGCGTCCTTGGGGAAGCGGGTGGTGACCGTGGTGTGGGCGCCGTCGCGCAGCAGCCTGAGCGCGATGTACATGCCGATCTTGGCGCGGCCGCCGGTGAGCAGGGCGCGCTTGCCGGTGAGGTCGGCCCGGACGTCGCGCTTCTCGCGGTTCACGCGGGCGCAGTCCGGACAGAGCTGGTGGTAGAAGTAGTCGACTTCCACGTAGCGGGTCTTGCAGGTGTAGCAGGAGCGCGGGCGCTGGAGTATCCCCGCGATCCTGCCCTCCTCGGTGCGCGAGGAGGGGAGCAGGCCCTCGGTCTCGTCGTCGATGCGCTGGGCGGACCCGGTCGCCGTGGCCTCCGTGACCGCCTTGTCGTGGGCGGTCTTGGCGGCCCGGCGCTCCTGGCGGCGGCGCTGCTTGACCGTGCGGTAGATGCCCGCGGTGGCCCGGCGCACGGCGATGGCGTCCGGGTGGTCGACCTCCAGCTTGTCGAGTTCCTCGAGCACGCTGAGGCAGACGGCCAGCCGCTCCGGGTCGATGCCGGGTCCGTACGAGAGCCCGCTCGCCTCGTCCATGGCCTGCGGGCCGTCCTCTGTCACCGTCATCGCCGCTGTCGTTCCCTGCTCTGCCGTGGCGGCGCGCCGGTCGCGCCCGCTTTCGAACGGCGAATTTTACGGAGCGGCGGGCCGCACCGCCAAACCGTCCGGTTCAGGACCGGCAGGCGGTGATCAGAGTGCGCACCTCCGCGGAGACGGCCGCCGCGAGCCGGCCGAGGTCCGGCACGGCCCTTCCGTCGGCGACGAGCCCGTAGTGGACGCTCCCCCGGTACGTCGAGACCGCCACCGCCACGGAGTGGCCGGGGGCCAGCGGGGCGAACGGGAAGACGGCGGTGAGCGGGTTGCCGCCGAGCCTCAGGCCGAGGCTGGGCAGGGGCACGCTGGTGACCAGGATGTCGAACCAGAGCCGGGCCGCCTGGCCGACCAGGGGCCCGCCCAGCCGGTGGGCCAGGGCCGGGACGTGGTCGGCGAGCAGGGCGACGGCGCCCGCGCCCCGGTTGGGGCCGGCGTCCTTGTTGCGGTCCATGGCGGTGCGGACCGAGGCGAGGCGGGCCAGCGGATCCGGGTCGTCCACCGGAAGCCGTATCAGGTAGCCGGAGAGCCGGTTGCCCTGCGGGTACGCGGTACGCGGGCGCCGCTTGGAGACGGGGATCAGGGCGCGGGGCGCGACGTCCTCGCTGCCGTCGCCGCGCTCGTCGAGCCAGCGGCGCAGCGCGCCCGCGACGACCGCGATCAGGACGTCGTTGACGGTGCCGCCGACGGTCTTGCGGACGCGGTGCACGTCGTCGAGGTCGAGCAGCACGCCGGCGGTGCGGCGGGTGCCGCTCGGCTCACAGGTGAGGGCGGGCGTGGAGCGCACGTCGAGGGAGGAGCGGGCGACGGAGGCGCCGATGTCCAGGGCCCGGCCCACGTCGGACAGCGCGCCGCGCAGCCTCCCGGGCAGCTCGCGCACGTCCGGCAGCAGGCCGCGCGGGGGCTCGGCCGGGCGGGGCCGGGGCGCGGGCATGTCGATCGGGTCCATGACGCCCGCGGCGAGTGTCAGCGCCCGCAGCCCGTCGGCCAGGGCGTGGTGGAACTTGAACAGCACCGCGAACGAGACCCCGTCCTCGCCGGGCAGCACATGGGCCTCCCACGGCGGCCGGCCTCGCCTCAGCGGACGTCCCATGAGCCGGCCCGCGACCGTGTGGAAGTCGGCGGTCGGGGCGTGCAGCCGCACGTGGTTCAGGGCGTCGAAGTCCGGGTCGGGTTCGCGGGCCGCGCCGCCGAAGGCGAGGGGCCGGCGCAGCGCGGAGGGCAGCGGCTGCCACACGTCGCGGATCCGCATCCGCAGTCCGGGCACGCCGGCGGCGCGGGCCGCGAGCAGGTCGGCCGCGTGGGCGCCGGCGGCGGGTGAGTGCGCGGAGAAGATCCCGAGCGCGCCGAGGTGCATCGGGTGGTCCGCGGACTCGATGTTCCAGAACGCCAGGTCGAGAGGAGCGAGCAGGTCAGCAGTCAAGGGCTTGCCTCGCGTCGACGACAGGTGGGCCAGCAGTCAATCGCCCCCAGCCGATTACGGTCAAGTACGATCAGGCTACGTACAGTTAACAGCACATTAAGTCCCGTCCCGATGAGAGGGGCGGGACTTATGGTGCATGTGCGGTCAGTCCAGCAC from Streptomyces chartreusis NRRL 3882 harbors:
- a CDS encoding SDR family NAD(P)-dependent oxidoreductase; translated protein: MTVTEDGPQAMDEASGLSYGPGIDPERLAVCLSVLEELDKLEVDHPDAIAVRRATAGIYRTVKQRRRQERRAAKTAHDKAVTEATATGSAQRIDDETEGLLPSSRTEEGRIAGILQRPRSCYTCKTRYVEVDYFYHQLCPDCARVNREKRDVRADLTGKRALLTGGRAKIGMYIALRLLRDGAHTTVTTRFPKDAIRRFKAMDDSADWIHRLEVVGIDLRDPAQAVALAEQVAEAGPLDILVNNATQTVRRLPSAYAALVEGESAPLPAGELPAHHVIGAFNSGAVDGLAALPLGTSGLDAQQVADLALVAGNASVERHLDGTAIDAGGLVPDVVESNTWVQTIEQISPVELLETQLCNYTAPFILISRLRPVMAEAAKKAASKRAYVVNVSAMEGVFGRGYKGAGHPNTNAAKAAMNMVTRTSAQEMFETDGILMTSVDTGWITDERPHYDKLRLAEAGFHAPLDLVDGAARVYDPIVRGEAGEDLYGVFLKDYAPGKW
- a CDS encoding wax ester/triacylglycerol synthase family O-acyltransferase, producing MTADLLAPLDLAFWNIESADHPMHLGALGIFSAHSPAAGAHAADLLAARAAGVPGLRMRIRDVWQPLPSALRRPLAFGGAAREPDPDFDALNHVRLHAPTADFHTVAGRLMGRPLRRGRPPWEAHVLPGEDGVSFAVLFKFHHALADGLRALTLAAGVMDPIDMPAPRPRPAEPPRGLLPDVRELPGRLRGALSDVGRALDIGASVARSSLDVRSTPALTCEPSGTRRTAGVLLDLDDVHRVRKTVGGTVNDVLIAVVAGALRRWLDERGDGSEDVAPRALIPVSKRRPRTAYPQGNRLSGYLIRLPVDDPDPLARLASVRTAMDRNKDAGPNRGAGAVALLADHVPALAHRLGGPLVGQAARLWFDILVTSVPLPSLGLRLGGNPLTAVFPFAPLAPGHSVAVAVSTYRGSVHYGLVADGRAVPDLGRLAAAVSAEVRTLITACRS